The region GCTCGTGGGCCTTAGGTCTAGCAGGTGTGTtagggctccaggtgcgcggaaCCCTGCCGGGGACACAAGCCTCGGGCGCAGCAGGCCGCGCGGGGGCAGCCGAAGACCCTATCTAGCTCCAGCCAGGGACGAGCTGGCCGCGGCGGGTTAAAGGCCCGTCAACTGGCGCGGGAGGCCCAAGGGCGAGCGCGGGCGGCGGGGCTGGGTGCCCCCGGGGGGGGGCGAGTCGGGCCAGGCCGAACGCCGGTCTTGCCGGGGGTCGTCGCCCGCCGCGCCCGGTAGGGCGCGCCGGCcgaggtggtggtggggggggcgcCCGCGCCACCACCGCCGAGCAGCCCCCGCCTGCAGACAAAGGAGCCGGcggggggcgggagcgggggcgggggtgggggtgggggtgggggggatggggcGAGGGGGCGGGGCGCCGCGGTGTCACGTTACCGCCCGCAGCGCCCTTTAActccggccccgccccgcgcaccgccccctcccccgccgctgcgcgcgccccgcgccccgccaaTCGGTCctcgcgccccgccccgcccttcGGGTGGGTGTGTGCGCAGGGCCAAtgggcggcgggcgggggccggACCGCCGGAGGGGCGGGGGCAGCGCGGCGCCGGCCAATCGCCGCGGTGTTGTTGAAACTGAAAATACTACATTATGCTAATAGCAGCGGGGCCAGTGCGCGGGGGGGGGTGGGACCCTCGCGTATAAAGGGGCGCGCGAGGACTGGGCGTTCCACAGGCCAAGTGCTCTGCGCTCGGTGGGTGCCAGCCAGGCCAGGGCCAGCCGAGCGAGCGAGGACAGGCACCCGAGGGGGCGCGGCCGCCGGCCGGACGACACAGCGAGCGAGACTCAGGAGCATTCCACGGCCCGACAGCCAGGTAGCCGCCGCGCCGCCCTCCCGCCGCGTCCCTTTGCAAATGCAGACTCCGGCGCGCGGGGTCTCACTTGCGCCCGGCCTCcgccctcctttcctctcttccttctcctcctcctcctcctcctcctctcctctcctctcctctcccgccGCCCGGCCCGCGCAGCCCCCGGAAAAGTCCGATGCGTATCTCCGCAGCGCGTCGGCAATGGAGCGCCTGGTCGCCCGCCGCACCTTTCCCCTGTTCGCGCGCACCAGCGCTTGCCGCAGCCTCTTCGGGCCAGTGGACCACGAGGAGCTCAGCCGCGAGCTGCAGATGCGCCTGGCCGAGCTGAGCGCCGAGGACCAGCGTCGCTGGGACTACAACTTCCAGCAGGACGTGCCACTGCGGGGCCCCGGGCGCCTGCAGTGGACCGAGGTGGACAGCGACTCCGTGCCTGCCTTCTACCGCGAGACGGTGCAGGTGGGGCGCTGTCGCCTGCTCCTGGCGCCTCGTCCCCGCCCGGACGGCGCGGGCGATAGCCCGCCCTCCGGGCCGCCGGCCGATGAGTCCCTCGACGGCCTCGGGGAGGCGCCGGCGTCGCCGTCCAGCGGCCCGTCCGTAGCGcctgccccggccccggccccggcgccGCAGGAGAGCTCTGAGCCGGAGGCGGTCTCGCCGCCGCGCAGCCAGGAGCCCCTGGCCGAGCCGCCGCACTCAGGGATTTCGGGGCGCCCCGCGCCGGGCACTGCCGCCACTGCCACCAACACCAACGCCGCCGCCGCcactgccgccgccgctgccacCACTGCCGCCGCCGGAGGCGCCGCGATCAAGAAGCTGTCCGGGCCTCTCATCTCCGGTGAGTCCCGcgcggccccgccccggcccggcccggcccggccctgcTTTGTCCGGCCGGCCGGGCTCCCAGGCCCTCGGGGGCCTCTCTTGGTCCCCGCCTCCTCCGTGGCGTTAAAGGGCCCGCAGCGCGCGGGGCGAGGCAGCGCCCGCACCCCGTCCCCGCCCTGTTGTTGTGCTCCGGAGAGGTTCGCGCGAGAGGGTTGGGAGGGCTCGCTTTGGCCCCCTCCGAGCGCGATCCTCGCCCGGGCCACTGGAGACCCTCCTCGGGCGCGGCCGGGCGCGGCGATCGCGGCGCGGAGGGGGTTAAGCGCGGCGGTAGCCCCGGGGGGCTTGGCCGCGGGACCAGGGGAAATGCTTACACAGCACATTGCGCGGCGACGTAAACAAAGCTGACCCGCCGCGGACCTCGGCGCGGGCGGGgacggcgccccccccccccccaccggccGGCCAGCCGCCCGCGCCCCCTCCCGGCACCCTCTTGGGCTCCCCGGCCGGCCCCGCCCTGACCGGCCGCGCGCGCTGTCGCCCGCAGATTTCTTCGCCAAGCGCAAGAGACCCGCGCCCGAAGCCAAGGCGTCGAACGAGGTTCCCGCGGGATGCGCCGCGCCCGGCGCCGCTCCAGCCGTCGGCTCGGCTGAGCAAACCCCGCGCAAGCGGCTGCGATGAGAGGTGAGCGCGGCAGAcggggcgggcggggaggggcgCCCCGCGGGGTGCCGGCGGCCACTGTGTCGCCGCTCGCTCACCGCACCTCTCTCCCGCAGCCTCGCGCCCAACGAGCCCCGAGGGAGCCCGCTGGGCAGCGGACAGGAGAGGAGCGCTGGGCCTCGGCTGGGACCGTCCATGTAGCAGCAACCGGCGGAGCAGCGTTCGGTTTTGTGTTTAAAGTTTGAAAGCTGTGCAATGTATTAATAACGTCTTTTATATCTAAATGTATTCTGCACGAGGAGTACACTGGTCCCAAGGTGTAAAGCTTTAAgagtcatttatataaaatgtttaatctCTGCTGAAACTCagtgcaaaaaaaatgaaaaaagaaaaaaaaaaggacaaaaggaaaaaaacatgtatatttgtacaaaaagtttttaaagttatactaacttatattttctatttatgtcGAGGCGTGGGCCGCTCTGCCACGCGCTAGCTCGGTTATTGGTTATGCCAAAGGCACCTCACTCGCATCTGGTTATCGacaaatgtaaatttattttttatagcggactctggggggagggggtcgcTCACAAGCTGTAGCTGCCGTACAAGCCCATCTAGCTTGCAGTCTCTTCGCGCTTTCGCTGTCTCTTTTtactattatgattattttaaacttgaagacaaatctgttaaaagaaaaaaaaaaaaaaggaaaaaaaaaaaaaaaaaggttcctgaGCCGTCTGCACCACTGCCCCGGCTCCTCGTCCGCCGGGTTCTAAATAAAGAGGCCGAATAATGCTGCAACTCAGCTCCGTGTGTGCTTGTACTGCCTCCAGCTTTCCCCTCTGGCACCCCCAAAAGTTAGGGACTTAGAACCCAGGGGGCAGCcctaaagggagggaggggggctttCTCCTGGCAGGGCTGGCCCACGCCCACCTGCTCCAGGGCCCTAATTTAGGGATGAGCGGCCCCGCCCTCGCTCTGCATTTAtctcatccacacacacacacacacacacacacacacacacgtgtgcaggGTTGTACGCGGAGACCAAGGCTCACTGTTTCCCCGGCTCCAAGGAGACCACCCACACCCCAGCTGCCCTGGGCCGAGCCCCAGTGGGACTCAGGTGGGCACCTGCGGGGACTGGGCCGGTCGCAGGCCCGGAGAGGGCGAACCTGAGCCTGAAATTCTTCAGGCCCCGCCCAAGGTGGACCCCAACGGCTCCAAAGTCCTCCGCTTCGTGGGCCCCGGTGTCCCCCAGGGTGGGGTTGCAGGACCCCAGATGTGTTCTGGCTTCTTCTCGCCcacggtgggggaggggcagcctgCAGGCCTGCGgggaagaaaggggagggggaggccaaGAGGAAGGGCCCAggggcaggtgggggtggggagggatgagaTGCGCCGCCGCTTCGGGGGAAAAACTCGCGGTCGGATCCACCCGGGCACCCACCAGCCTTCTAGTTTACAAGTGCTCCCTTTTAGTCAAAAGGagaggtttattttgttttttttatagctGACCTATAAACCTCTGAAAATTATGGCTTACAATGGAAAGGGTGACGTAAAATAGCAAAAACGGACGGCTAGCAGTATTTTTGCTGGTGCCTTGGGCCTGGGGAAGCGGAGCAGGGGtggtgtatttttttaagttaaccgTTTTGGGGCTGTTTGCGACACTGATGTACCCCACGGATCAGGGTCAAAGGCTCGGCTGAAGCCTCGATTTTGGAGATGCGTTTGGATATGCGATTAACTTACCCTCCCCCCAGCTGCCtgaaagggtggggaggagggaaatgCGACTGGCCCCGAGGCCCAGCTGGGGCTGCACGCTGAGAAATACCTCCCCTGGGAAATGAGAGTAGGGGCCCTGCCGCCTTCAGCTCAGCCTGAACACATCCTGGGAATTAGACCTGCCGAGATCTGACTTCAGGCTCTGCACCTCTCCTCTGGGGAGGGGGCCTCCCCGAGGCCTGCCTGTGTGACCAGGTGAAAGCTCAGCCTGGCTGAGCGGGGGGGAGGATGGCGTGAGCCCGGGAGTCCACGGGCAGCGGCACCCTGCTGGAATGACCATTCATACTGAGGACAGAGTCTGGCTGGGGTGggcacctccccaccccaaactCAATGCGACCGGGCATCCtacccgccccccagcccccgccccagctctgctgcttacaCCCCTGGCCCCCAGCACGGACCTGGGGATGCAGCCCCCTGCTACCCAGCTTCCTGGTGTCGCTCAGGGTGGCTTTCTCAAAAGCAGCACCAGGGCCCTGTAGGGACGGAAAGGGGACACTAAACGTCGTTTCTGGGGCCAGTTTCTCCCCCAGGCAGGAGCTCGCAGCAGAGACCCAGAGGTAGCCCTCCTTAGGGAAAA is a window of Eschrichtius robustus isolate mEscRob2 chromosome 11, mEscRob2.pri, whole genome shotgun sequence DNA encoding:
- the CDKN1C gene encoding cyclin-dependent kinase inhibitor 1C yields the protein MERLVARRTFPLFARTSACRSLFGPVDHEELSRELQMRLAELSAEDQRRWDYNFQQDVPLRGPGRLQWTEVDSDSVPAFYRETVQVGRCRLLLAPRPRPDGAGDSPPSGPPADESLDGLGEAPASPSSGPSVAPAPAPAPAPQESSEPEAVSPPRSQEPLAEPPHSGISGRPAPGTAATATNTNAAAATAAAAATTAAAGGAAIKKLSGPLISDFFAKRKRPAPEAKASNEVPAGCAAPGAAPAVGSAEQTPRKRLR